A part of Oncorhynchus clarkii lewisi isolate Uvic-CL-2024 chromosome 17, UVic_Ocla_1.0, whole genome shotgun sequence genomic DNA contains:
- the LOC139369379 gene encoding ubiquitin carboxyl-terminal hydrolase 37-like, whose translation MILDQTPTLRRLITQSQKDHSSPRPQRSGSGARSQTLPRASSATRRSEETQGARGERGALVNMELLGLPNIGNTCFLNATLQCLLVLPSFSKEILRQEQLWSSSPFSNLLRCLSDVHRLGLPDSGANQASKADLMWKVKYSLSGYDLKYLGDTQQDAHELLVNMLCQLKEEGMILKTLGVNYTCPVSQLEFQLVSVRTCTSCGRESSTREDYNHLSLDFSSERTLLSSLALTFKVSTEKRLNSHVRAARASTPQRWSSSTHCLCSPPSVGTRCHPCTVPAHRPSPTRPPISRCPSTRPSPAKSPTHLERPKIVPSAVQKQQPVKSVIGYYQLTGVVSHLGGSANSGHYISDILNASGNWFCCNDSQVSMSNEVTVLRTRARSAYLLFYMFRAGEH comes from the exons ATGATCCTAGATCaaactcctactctgagacgcttgataaCACAGTCCCAGAAA GACCACTCTAGCCCAAGACCCCAGAGGTCAGGCTCAGGTGCCAGAAGCCAGACTCTTCCCAGGGCCAGCTCAGCCACCAGAAGGTCAGAAGAGACCCAGGGGGCCAGAGGAGAACGGGGGGCCCTGGTCAACATGGAACTTCTTGG GTTGCCTAACATTGGCAACACTTGCTTCTTAAACGCCACCCTGCAGTGCCTCCTGGTCCTGCCTTCCTTCTCAAAGGAAATCCTACGCCAGGAACAACTCTGgagctcctcccccttctccaacCTGCTCAG GTGTCTGTCTGATGTGCACCGTTTGGGTCTACCTGACAGTGGCGCAAACCAGGCCTCAAAAGCAGACCTCATGTGGAAGGTCAAGTACTCCTTGTCGGGATATGATTTGAAGTATCTGGGGGACACGCAACAG GACGCACACGAGTTACTTGTGAATATGCTGTGCCAGCTGAAGGAGGAGGGCATGATACTGAAGACACTCGGGGTGAACTATACCTGCCCTGTTTCCCAGCTGGAGTTCCAGCTTGTCTCAGTGCGCACATGTACCAG CTGTGGGCGCGAGTCGTCCACCAGAGAGGACTACAATCACCTCTCATTGGACTTCAGCTCTGAGCGCACCTTGCTAAGCAGCCTAGCACTCACTTTCAAAGTCAGCAC GGAGAAAAGGTTGAATTCACATGTGCGGGCTGCAAGGGCCTCCACGCCTCAAAGGTGGAGCAGTTCCACACACTGCCTCT GCTCTCCACCTTCTGTGGGGACACGGTGCCACCCCTGCACAGTGCCAGCCCACAGGCCCTCACCAACCAGACCCCCAATATCCAGGTGTCCATCCACCAGACCCTCGCCAGCTAAGTCTCCAACCCACCTGGAGAGGCCAAAGATAGTGCCCTCTGCTGTTCAG AAGCAGCAGCCAGTGAAGTCAGTGATTGGCTACTACCAGCTGACTGGCGTAGTCTCTCATTTGGGAGGATCCGCAAACTCCG GGCACTACATTAGTGACATCTTGAATGCAAGTGGAAACTGGTTCTGCTGTAACGACAGCCAAGTGTCAATGTCCAATGAAGTCACTGTGCTGAGGACCAGAGCCCGGAGTGCTTACCTGCTCTTCTATATGTTCAG GGCAGGAGAGCATTAG